TTATCTACGTGTCCGGCGCTGGCACGGACAGTTCCGAGACGGGCCAATCAATGTGGGCGCGGGTCAAGGGCAAGACGGAAAACGCCTTGCTGCGCCTGCCGTTCAAGGCGGTGTACCTGTTCCGTCCGGGGATCATTCAGCCGTTGCACGGCGTGCGCTCAAAGACGCCCTTGTATCAAGCTTTCTATAGCGTGCTGGGGCCGGTGCTTTCGTTTGTGCGGCGGGTAAAACCGGCTTGGGTGGTGAGCACCGAGACTGTCGGCCGGGCAATGTTACAGGCTGCGAGCCTGGGCGCGCCGCAGCCGGTGGTAGAGCAGGCCCAGATCAATCGCCTGGCGGCTGAGCGCCACTGAACTGGATCAATGCCACGCCGCCGATCAGCAGCAACGCGCCCAACACCCGCGGCGTTGTCAGTTGGCGTTGCACCAGGCCGAACAGGCCGAAATGGTCGAGCAGCAACGAGGCGAGAATCTGCCCGGCCATCGCCAACGCAATAAACCCTGACGCGCCGAGTTTGGGCAGCAGCATCAACGCCAGTGAAATAAAACAGACGCCGAAGGCGCCACCGGCCCACATCCACAACGGTGCCTTGGTGATAAATGTCAGGCTCGGCAAGGGCAGACGCAAAGCGATAATCACTGGCAGCAGCACGATGATACTCACCAGCAACGACGCCAAGGTGGCCCACAATGGATGGCCGAGGCCGCGCCCAAGATTAGCGTTGATTGCACTTTGAAACGGCACCACGGCTCCGGCGATCACCGCCAGCGCTAACAAACCCATCCAATGCAACGCGCTCATCTCCATGCTCCCAGAAGTTTCGCTGGACTCTAGGCTATTCGTCGCGCAGATTTAAATTCCAAGTTCTTATACAGACCATGCAGCTGATGAATGATCTACGCCGCATCGACCTTAACCTGCTGGTGATCCTCGACGCCTTGCTCAGCGAGCAACACGTGACCCGCGCCGCCGAGCGCCTGCACCTGAGCCAGCCGGCGGTGAGCCACGCGTTGGCGCGGCTGCGCGATATGCTTGGCGACCCGCTGTTGGTGCGTCAGGGCGGCGCGCTGGTGCCCACGGCTCGGGCTCTGGAGTTGGCAGCGCCATTGGCCGAAGCGCTGGGCCAGGTGCAGGCATTATTGGCGCCGAATCGTTTTGACCCCACCTCGGCCAAGCGCCGCTTTCGCGTGGCAATGTCAGACTACAGCGCAGCGATCCTCCTACCAGGATTGGTCCGCGTCCTGCGCAGTGAAGCGCCGGGCATCGACCTGCAGATCATCCAGGCCAGCCGCGAAGGCATGGTTGACGGCGTGCTTAATGGCGATCTCGACCTGGCGGCGGGCGTATTCCCCGACATGCCCGCCGAACTGTGTACGACGCCATTGTTCGAAGAGCATTACACCTGCCTGGTCGACCGCCACAGCCTTGCACCCAGCGGTGCGCTGGACCTGCCGACTTACCTGTCGCGCCCACATGTGCTGTTGGAGATGCGCGGCAGCGGTACCCCGGAAATCGAACGGGCACTGACTGCGATACGTGAACGGCGGCATGTGGCAATCAGCCTGCCGCACTGGGGCGTGGCGCCACAGTTGATCGAGGGCACGGACCTGATTTTGACGGTGTCGTCCCGGGGTTTACTGAATATCGACCATCAACATTTGCTGACCGTGCCACCGCCGTTTCATATTCCCTCGTTTGCTTTTGAGCTGGCCTGGCATGTGCGGCGGGGTGGTGATTCTGGGTTGCAGTGGTTGATTGGGCGGGTGCGCGGTGTATTGTCCGATGGTCACCGATAATAAGAGAAAACCTAAATGCTAACCGGCTTCAACCACCTGACCCTGGCCGTCACCGACGTGCCGCGCAGCGTCAGTTTTTATCACGATCTGCTGCGTGTTCAACTCGATGCCACTTGGGACAACGGTGCTTACCTGTCCTTGCCCGGGCTTTGGCTGTGTCTGTCGCTGGATCCGGTGCGCTCGACCACTGCAGCAATGGATTACACCCACTATGCCTTCACCGTCGATGCCGCTGATTTCACCGCGTTGGTCGAACGCCTGCGGGCCGCCGGCGTGCAGGAGTGGCGTGACAACCGCAGTGAAGGCGCGTCGTTTTATTTCCTCGATCCCGACGGCCACAAGCTGGAGGTTCATGTCGGTGATCTGGCCTCGCGCCTGCAAGCTTGTCGCGCCAAGCCTTACGCAGGAATGAAGTTTTACCCACCGCAGTGAAACATGCAGAATCAATCACCTTCAAGAATCCGTCAGAGCGTCTATTCATGACCCCATCCTTGCTGCTCGCCGTCCTTGCTTCGGGTTTTATCTACGGTATTACACCTGGCCCAGGTGTTTTGGCCGTGTTCGGCATCGGTGCTGCGCGTGGCCGGCGTGCCGGAGCGGGTTTTTTGTGCGGGCATTTGCTCGGTGATGTGGTGTGGTGCAGTACTGCGCTGATTGCCATCGTCGGTGCGCGAGAAGTGGGCAGCAGTGCGTTTGATGTATTGGGCGTACTCAGCGGTGTGTATCTGTTCTGGCTCGGCTGGCGTGCGATCCGTACCCAGCGCCGCAACGGCGATGCCCCCCAGGGCGCGGCGCGGCACCCGTTCTGGCATGGCATTGTGTTCGGCTTGACCAACCCCAAAGCCTATCCGGTTGCCGTGGCGACTTTCACCGCGTTGCTGTCCAGCCGTGCCGAGTTGTTGACGTGGTCGATGCTGCCGTCGCTGATCTTCGTGAGCTTTGTGGGCGGCCTGTTGGCCTATGGGATTTTGATCGGCGTGGTCGGTGCCCAACGAGTGCGCACGGTGTATCAACGCCATGAAATCCTGATCACCAAGCTCTGCGGCGTGATGTTCATCGGCTTTGCCATTAATGCCCTGGCGCATGCATTGCCGGGCTTGTTTGCAAGCAAGCCGGCATGAAATGACGACAACCGTTCGTCGCACTGATAAGTTTTTTCTAAACCTTTGCGGCTCTGAAAATTCGAATCCAGGGCGGGTGTAGATCCCCGTACCTATTTTTGCTCTGGAGGAACCCATCATGAGCCGCATGGCTATCCGGTTACGCACCGCCAGTTTCGCGATGCTGCTGGGCCTCGGCGCCAGCAATGCTTTCGCCCAGTCGCCTGCTGAATTTATCGAGCAGGCTTCGGCCAAAGGTATGGCCGATATCGAAACCAGTCGCATGGCCCACGCCAAGACCTCGTCCCAAGAGATCAAGGACTACACCATTGAGGTCATCAACGAGCGCACCCTGGCCAACCAGCACTTGGCAGCCATCGCCAAGAAGCTCGATTTGCCGGTCGCGCCACGGGAGAAGATCGTCGATAAGGCCGAAACCCTGATGCCCGAACTCAAGGACGGTGACTCCTTTGACGCTGCCTATACCGCACAGCAGGTCAAGGAAAACGAAGACGCCATCGCCCTGTTCAAGAAAGAAGGTGCCGCGTCGGATGTGCCGGAGATAAAAGCGCTGGTGGATGAGACGCTGCCCAAGCTCGAAGAG
This genomic stretch from Pseudomonas synxantha BG33R harbors:
- a CDS encoding NAD(P)H-binding protein, translating into MRVLLFGATGMVGQGVLRECLLAADVQEVVAVGRTPLTQQHGKLHQVLHSDMLDFQPLENLLQGFDACFFCLGVSSAGMNEARYTHLTYDLTLVAASTLARLNPQMTFIYVSGAGTDSSETGQSMWARVKGKTENALLRLPFKAVYLFRPGIIQPLHGVRSKTPLYQAFYSVLGPVLSFVRRVKPAWVVSTETVGRAMLQAASLGAPQPVVEQAQINRLAAERH
- a CDS encoding DMT family transporter; amino-acid sequence: MSALHWMGLLALAVIAGAVVPFQSAINANLGRGLGHPLWATLASLLVSIIVLLPVIIALRLPLPSLTFITKAPLWMWAGGAFGVCFISLALMLLPKLGASGFIALAMAGQILASLLLDHFGLFGLVQRQLTTPRVLGALLLIGGVALIQFSGAQPPGD
- a CDS encoding LysR family transcriptional regulator, whose translation is MQLMNDLRRIDLNLLVILDALLSEQHVTRAAERLHLSQPAVSHALARLRDMLGDPLLVRQGGALVPTARALELAAPLAEALGQVQALLAPNRFDPTSAKRRFRVAMSDYSAAILLPGLVRVLRSEAPGIDLQIIQASREGMVDGVLNGDLDLAAGVFPDMPAELCTTPLFEEHYTCLVDRHSLAPSGALDLPTYLSRPHVLLEMRGSGTPEIERALTAIRERRHVAISLPHWGVAPQLIEGTDLILTVSSRGLLNIDHQHLLTVPPPFHIPSFAFELAWHVRRGGDSGLQWLIGRVRGVLSDGHR
- the fos gene encoding fosfomycin resistance glutathione transferase, giving the protein MLTGFNHLTLAVTDVPRSVSFYHDLLRVQLDATWDNGAYLSLPGLWLCLSLDPVRSTTAAMDYTHYAFTVDAADFTALVERLRAAGVQEWRDNRSEGASFYFLDPDGHKLEVHVGDLASRLQACRAKPYAGMKFYPPQ
- a CDS encoding LysE family translocator; amino-acid sequence: MTPSLLLAVLASGFIYGITPGPGVLAVFGIGAARGRRAGAGFLCGHLLGDVVWCSTALIAIVGAREVGSSAFDVLGVLSGVYLFWLGWRAIRTQRRNGDAPQGAARHPFWHGIVFGLTNPKAYPVAVATFTALLSSRAELLTWSMLPSLIFVSFVGGLLAYGILIGVVGAQRVRTVYQRHEILITKLCGVMFIGFAINALAHALPGLFASKPA
- a CDS encoding DUF4142 domain-containing protein — translated: MSRMAIRLRTASFAMLLGLGASNAFAQSPAEFIEQASAKGMADIETSRMAHAKTSSQEIKDYTIEVINERTLANQHLAAIAKKLDLPVAPREKIVDKAETLMPELKDGDSFDAAYTAQQVKENEDAIALFKKEGAASDVPEIKALVDETLPKLEERLQKARALASTYGKGHQGDG